The genomic stretch TTTGCTAGTATAAATACACATCAAAATTACACTTAATTATCATCTTATAGTAGCAAAATGATGAACAAAAGGCAGAATCTCTCTGCTTTCTATTTCATGTTCATCTTCATACTTCTACTTAGTGTTTTTTCACGCGCGATACCAGAAACTAGAGATACAATTATGCGCAAAACAACTtacccttcttcttcttcgccTTCTCCTTTTTTGATTAATCATCGCGGAGAAATGATAAACGAGATCGAGGAGGAGAGAGGGTGTGTTAAAGCTTGCATTCTTGAAAATGAATGTAACAATgagaaaaatgatttttatgTGTACCATGTTTGTGTTGATATATGTATTAAGAGCTGCAGAGGCTATGGCAAAGAATTGCTTCAACTTCCTATCATATGAATATGGATTTTGCTTTCAACACTGATTGTACTAGTTTGCAGGTTATTAATCTCACTTGTGGATGGTCAAATGTAATCATTTAGATGAAGTAATAGTTTCCATATTAATTTTATGTCTAGTATATATATGGAAGTTAGACTTTATGTATATTATCGATATTGCGTTTTGCTTCATTTCTATTAGCAGGCTAAGCAGAAATTCCACACAAGTTATCTCACTAAAGTGAAAAGTAACTGAGCTTTACTCACTATAATAATAAAGTCGCAAGTGTTTTCTTTGTTAGACTACATATGTTATATCATAAAATGCATTTTTTCCCTCTATTATAACCAGGGACTGAGGCACAAGTTCACTTACGGGTTCGACTGAATCCAGTAGCTTTTATTCAAACAGTATATGTGATAATTTTTGAATTCAtgaaatatgtataaatattaaatctAGAAATCAGTCATTAACACTCGAAGTCGTGATCCCAAAATCTAGAACCCATAATATTAAAATCTTAACTCCGTGTGATGACTCGCCACATCATCATACCACATAggcgccatttggcatatattaataccatgtggaagcttacataagaagaagacTAGCATTTGCGAGAAGATTCTAGACAAGTATgcacatttccttaggaagaacctagatccttatggatttgctaggaaagtccttggaatcttctaggcttgtagagaattctagagaaaacccttatcttgtaaatatcaaggacttgtataataattaatatttacacactagcccctaggagactagtatatttgtaattcatcaagcaaacaattcaagttctctctaacaCAAAGCTTTCttgaacaattctcttgtgttctttcttccattctcttagcgatcttgaagGTAGTAAtgctgacttgacatagcaagaacgtgagcagttgtgcaagatcgtgagcgagctCTTAAGtgtcgcacgtgtacttagttaacaactaaggacgtgacaacgtggtatcagagcgaagGTTTCAACTAAGGGAATGACGAACGACGGAGAAATTAATGCTTCCAACACCCAAGCCAACGTCATCCAGGATGCTGCTGGCAAGAGCGGCCGTAGCAAAAAGAGAAATGCCACCAACAGGAGCCATGAGGTGCCACCTGAGGTTGTGTCAAACGAAGGGCTTACATCCCAAGAACCATTTGCCACTGAGGCGAgcgaggatgaagtggaggtccttctagaggacgtctcgctcggtaaagagtgggtgatgaagatgaacGTGGGGATGGACGTCGTGGAAGTCTTTGGCTAATGCTTGGGGAAGGTGGAAGGCACCCGTAACGTTCTTGAGGGgcacactcttgaagagattgagagtatccgaaatgacttggagggacgtacacatactgagatggaactaaggcaaaccatcactgccttagagtgcagactcatggaggcttggagtactatcgatgctatgagggcaaagatagagtcactcgagGAGTATGTCAATGCTGGCAAGACCGAGGAAACCAGCAATGTTGTGGTGACGAGGGATGCCAAGATCGAGGCTCCCAAACCCCCGGTGTTCAAAGGTGTTCGTGATacacaagaagtggaaaacttcctttggcacttggagaactacttcaggcacggcaaagtgagggacgacgaggccaagatcaacactGCGATATTGTACCTCTCAGAGACTGCCATGCTATGGTGGATGATAATTGGctatatagttgatatttacaccttaatatgaccatactttgttgttgttttatagataaattaccaacaaaatgctctaaatagtgttcttttgtttagcagggaatattatatgagaggaagcaacatggagtgttttggaggcgataatgtgaagaaaaacgcccactcgagaagtacctgaacacaaagaagcataaatggtcTAGGAAAGAAGGCCACTGCGACCGCGGTGGCACCGCGGCAGATTAATAAAGGGAGACAGAAAACTCAGCGttcaccgcggtcgaccgcggttgGCCGCGACTGCGGTGAACTGTTCACTCCGCTAGAAGTTGTGGACCAAAGTGTAATTTCGggaaaacttttgtaaaacccttataagctttagaaactcgcccaaCTGAGGGGACAAGCTAATTTttgactacttttggaggatgaacaagtgtgagaagataaaccaaacattagagtttttctatctccttttaattaTGCAATTTTATATTATGAATAATTTAGTAGTTCTCTCTTATTTTGTTAAGAGTAGCTAAACATTTATCTAAGGTTGATagaaccaattgttggttgaagtcttgactcaagttgttataatcgagcaTGATTTacgatatgattgttcaactatgttttgtatggtgattaattaaatggtcccttgattaatcgtgtctaattaccttatattgcttgagaaagaatattaggttagatagctgttgaacaacaccacttttgggtaattgaagagattcattacttgaacttaaaagtgggtttaaagataacaaaactttggtgggataatttagagttgcatAATCAtagtcagctagagtagttcgagagaatgctcaaGTAAATTATTGTAgctgatcgagagataattacgatagcccataactcttaatcctcatagagtattacggcgagattatagcggaagagtcaagacctaaactagcaattggggaaatcactgccctagacctttttaccattgaattatctttgttttagcttattgttatttttaatagtagtgaagtagttaaacaaaagaACCCAGtctttattgatcaaaaatcttgcatctagaaattgattgagttgataataacattgccGAAAAGTGTAATAGATaagttagttccctgaggattcgattccggacttaaaACTGGATTagatttgcagcgaccgctttgtcttttaaaaggcatagttgggcgttatcaaattttggcgtcgttgccggggaactaggtgttacaacttagaagtagtgttaaaaaaattattagttcaaatcaaatttcaaaggtgttaaaaaaaattcattgaaattctaacgtttgaactcttgtggaaTCCAGGAGTATGCCTAGAAATTCTTCGAGGATTGGAGAACTGCTTGAAGGACTTTCAGACCCCGAGAAAATATTCAGGGCATTAAACCGTGCCAACAGGAGGATCCAACAATCACAACAACCACATTAGCTTGACtttgacatgggtgacgtagagAACGTCAACGGAAACATCATGGATGAGCAAGCTGACCCAAATGTTAGagtggtggcacctcttgtgccagaagccGCACTTTATGATTGGGCTCAACCCACAGCTGACAACCTGGCAACTGCCATAGTTGTACTCGCAATACAAGCGGAGACATTCCCGACCACCAACAACATGTTGCATCTGCTGCAAAATAAGGGATTGTTCTCCGGGTCACACACTGAAAACCCTCAGCAACATTTGAAAAATTTTCTGTCAATTTGTGTGGCTCAAAGGCAGCCAAATGTGACCCCAGAAGCTATCAAGCTATTACTGTTCCCATTCTCTGTGACTGGGGAAGCTCAGACTTGGTTGAATTCGCTCCCAATCAATTACATTGtcacttgggaggaattagtaAAGCAGTTTTTGAATAAGTTCtacccacccaacaagactgcaaggcagattgatgaaatatTGCAGTACAAGCAGTAGCCGACTGAGACCTTGCAAGAAACTTAGGAAAGATTTAAAGGGATGCTGGTGAAGTGTCCTCACCATGGCATTCCAGACTAGATGCTTGGCCAAAGATTCTACATGGGATTAGCTGACAATctaaaggccaatgtggatgcttcAGAAATTTTGGGTTTTTTCTTCCTTGCGAGTTTTGAAGCTCATTTTCTTGTTAAAAGGGTGGAAAGATCAGATCTTGGGTTTGGGGAAGTAAGAATCTTGATTTTGTTTTGAGATTTATAAAGGCATTGCAAACGGAAAGCTCATTTCCTGCTTTCTGTCCAAAGAGCAATCGTTGTGCTCTGCTTCTTTGCttaccagtggtagcggtgatagctccttctggtttttgggtcgtggtattttttgtgtttttcaggaattctcggagtattggagacaagttgggcgcacgagcactggcaaagaagagcaacctgggcgagtgtcagcaaGGGTGGTAGGAAGTGGGCGGGAGCGTACAAATACATCGAGCACAGCAAATCAGTCACAggttttgttatcgggagttggtacctcctgtgttactgtttcccttttggtgttagctaaattactgttactttacttcgcaatagttaaacctttaaactaggatactagttaccacgtgtttccttctagtttgatttgtgtacgttgtgcactagcgagtcttctctagattgttgtaggtgtagtggctgcagtctgggatgatagaataagggcatgtcctcgggtggggcagagtgtggggtggggttcagggggtgggtcgggttgcaggggaggtagagggggaaagggagcctataggttgagaatcgggtcatggaacataggttcactaacgagtaaataCATAGAGTTGGCAAAAATCCTACAGaaaaggaagattaatatagcgtgtgtccaggagactaggtgggtcggatcgagggcgaaaaacgtggatgggtataagttgtggtactctggtgtcctgaggggtaagaatggagtgggtatcctggtagatagccatcttagggagtccgtggtagaggtcaggcgggtgaataataggctaatgactattaagttggtggtgggtgagggtactttaaatgtcgttagcgcgtacgcaccacaagcaggcttggatgaggatattaaaaggcaattttgggaggggttggatgagattgttcgtagtataccgccttctgagaggttattcataggaggagatttcaatggtcatattgggttatctgcaggtgggtacactgaggtgcatggcggatttggtttcggagagcggaacggagggggcattgcgctgttggactttgccaaggctttcgatctagtcattgcaaactcgagttttacgaagcgggatgaacatttggttacttaccaaagttcggtggcgaagactcagattgactatctactcctcaggagatgcgacagaaggttgtgcgaggactgcaaggttatcccaggtgagaccctctcaacgcagcataggcttttggtgatggacatttgtattaggataaggaggaagaagaggtcagtacaaggacgccccaggattaggtggggcaccttaactaaggataaagctaaagagttggaaggaaggttatcggcaatgggagcttggagaagcaGTGGGGACGCGGACACAATGTGGTCTACGACgacggactgtataagaaaggcagcgagagaggtgttagggatatctacgggtcactatggtggacacaaaggagattggtggtggaatgcagttgtccaaggtaaagtggaagcaaagaaggcggcttacctaaggttagtagggagcactgacgaggaggagaagagagagaacagtcaaaggtataaggtagctaggaaggaggcgaagatggcagtgacagaGGCTaaaacgacagcttttgctcgtctgtatgaggagctaaggaacaaaggtggggagaagaagttattccgactcgctaaggcgagagagaggacaactcgggatctggaccaagtgaggtgcataaaagatgatgacggcaaagttttgatgggagatgaccagattaagaggaggtggcagacctactttcataaacttctaagtgaagaaggggatcaggatattatacttggggaatcgaggaatgccgacagtcaccatgaagtaagtaattgtagggacattgagatcgatgaagtcatggaggcaatgcgtaagatgagaaggggcagagctaccgggccagacgaaattccggttgaactgtggaggtgtgtgggtagagcaggcttggaatggcttactgcattgtttagtgttatattcaagactaatagaatgcctgaagagtggaggtggagtacaatggtcccgttgtataagaacaaaggtgatgtccagagctgtaacaactataggggcatcaaattactaagtcataccatgaaagtttgggagagagtggtagaaatgagagtgcgaaggacggtgtctatttcagacaaccagttcgggttcatgccgggacgatctaccacagaagctatccaccttattaggaggatggtggaacagtacagagataagaagaaggatctccacatggtgtttattgatctggagaaagcgtacgataaggttcctaggaaggtcttatggagctgcttagaggataaaggggtcccgagtaactatattagggtgattaaagacatgtatgatggagctaagactcgggttaggacagtaggaggcgactctgaacactttccagttattacggggttgcaccaagggtctgcgctcagcccattcctatttgccctggtgatggatgcactgactcatcatattcaaggggaggttccatggtgcatgctatttgctgatgacattattctaattgacgagacaagaggcggcgtcaacgagaggctagagatttggagacatgctcttgagtctaaaggtttcaagttgagtaggacgaagacggaatacctcgagtgcaaatttggagttgagccgacggaagcgggagttgaagtgaggcttgactctcaagtcattcccaagaaaggtagtttcaagtaccttggatcggttattcaggggatcggggagattgacgaggatgtcacacaccgtataggggtggggtggatgaagtggaggttagcgtcgggagtcttgtgtgacaagaaagtgccaccgttactaaaaggtaagttttatagagcagtggttaggcctgccatgttgtatggaactgaatgttggccggtaaagaactcacacacccagaagatgaaagtagcagagatgaggatgttgaggtggatgtgcgggcatacaaggatggataagattaggaatgaagatattcgagagaaggtgggtgtggcccccatggaggacaagatgcgggaagtgagactcagatggttcgggcacattcagaggaggagcactgatgcaccggtgaagaggtgtgagcgactggctgtagtgggcacacggagaggtagagggagacctaagaagtattggggagaggtgatcagacatgacatggcacgacttaggattactgaggacatggcccttgatagggatttatggaggtcgagcattagggttgtaggttagggggagTGTGAATAtttccagttaggagttagactaggaatgtcattggtcgtctattgatgcagggctttaccttctagttgtactataccagccatctatttcatattttcgtattttcgtattttgtatcctgtatttcatatttcatatctcttatatattgttgctattttattacgcatttttatggtactaatatatcatctcctattgcttcttttgagccgagggtctcctagaaacagcctctctacccttcggagtaggggtaaggtctgcgtacatattaccctccccagaccccacttgtgggattatattgggtcgttgttgttgttgttgttgtacattCACCGAGTGCAAGGTCCTTCTTGACAAGATGTACCAGAATTCAGGATGGATGACTAGAGGTAAAACACTGGCACCCATAGTGCACTCAGTGCCCcttgacccaaataattcgcAGGCGGAGAACATGGCCACACTTCTAACCCAGATGAGTATTTTGACAAAGAAGATAGATGAGATGGGTACCAAACAGGTGCATATTGTTGACACGGCAAATGGAGGACTGTGTACACCCTGTGTTAATCAGTCCTATGTGTGTTCATGGAGTGGAGAAGGTGAAAATCAAGGGGCAagggaagatatgaattatgttaaAACTTTGGGGGTCAGATACAAGGAGGACAACAGTGGAGACCGGCATCAAATCAGCAATACAGACCCAACATGCCTCAGCATGGGGGCATGCAAGCTCAAGGCCAAATGGTGCCATACCACCCGAGACAACAAGGCTACCCACAGCAGAACCAGCAACAGTTGACATATCAGCCACCTCCTCAGCAGCAAGATAACAACATGGTAGAGATCAGGGGGATGCTCTAGCAACTCATTGGGACAAACGGTAAGATGCAAGAAAAGTTGGCAGTACATGATTCAGCTATAAAGAACATCGAAACTCAGTTGGGGCAGTTGTCTATGGCTTTAAACAATCGCCCCCAGGGAACATTGCCAGCGGATACAAATATTAACCCCAAGGAGCAAAACCCGAATCAGCTAATGGCAGTAAGTCTTcggaatgggagagatttagacaaAGAGCAGGAGGTTGCACAAGCCAGCAATGAGACTACTCCAACCACGCCAATTCCATTAGAGGTAGATGAACCAACAAATCTGACTGAAGTGGTAGTTGAACAGGGTCAAGATGAAAAGGGTAAGGCTAAGGTAAATGAACAAGCTACAGAACAGGTGGTGCCTCCTGTGCCACAGAACCCCAACAGAGAGAAGCCAGCAAGCggtgcacaaagggtgatacctgcaccattccctcagagactggtaaacaaaagaaggaagatcaatacaagaaattcatggagatgctgcgtcaaattcagttgaatattccttTGATGGATGCCTTGAGGGAGATGTCAGGTTATGCGAAGATGATGAAATACCTAATGTCACGAaagtttgattttcaggatcTATCCACAGTAACTCTGACGCATACCTGCAGCGCGGTAGTGACCAGACCGATAGCTCAAAAGATGTCCGACCCAGGTAGCTTCACTATTCCGTGCACGATTGGGAGTTAcgcctttgcaaaggcattatgtgatttgggagccagcataaatttgatgcctctgGATGTATACACCAAACTGGGCATTGGCAGAGCTAGAACGACTTCAATGCTGCTGCAGCTGGCTGACCGCACGGTAAAAAGACCTACGGGGATTCTTGATGATGTATTGGTGCAAGTGGGGAAATTCGTGTTCCCTGCAGACTTTGTTATTCTGGATTGTCAGGTAGATGAGGAGATACCTATCATTTTAGGTAGGCCATTTTTGGCCACTAGAAGAGCCTTGATCGATTGTGAGACTAgggaattaaaaatgagactgaatgatgaagaagtcatattcaatGTTCAGCAATCTATGAGGAGACCCAGTGAATATGCGAATTGCTCTCTAGTGGAGGCAGTGGATGTGATCCTGCAAGAAGATGATGTGGCCCTGACTGCTAAAGATTCATTGGAGGCATGTATGATAAACTTAGAAGAAATGGATGGTAAAGGGTTGGCCGAGTGGGTCATGGCACTTGAAGGCCAAGGATTCTGGAAAAGGGAACCTAAGTTTGAGTCCCTTGAGTTAGAAAAAAGGGCTACACCTCCAGCAAAATCATCGAAAGAGGAACCACCCAAGTTGGAGCTGAAGCCACTCCCAGCTCACCTCAGGTACGTTTTCTTAGGCCCTGATTCTACGTTGCCTATTATTATATCATccggtttgttagatgtgcaggcagaACAGCTCTTACAGGTACTGCAGGAAAGCAAGACTGCCATTGGCTGGACCGTGGAagacataaagggtatcagcCTAGCCTTCTGTATACACAAGATTCTCTTGGAAGAAGGGAacaaaccttccagagaacatcAACGAAGGTTGAACCCGAACATGAAGGAGGTGGTAAAGAatgaagtgatcaaatggttagatgcgggaatcatcttccccatctctgatagcaatTGGGTCAGTCCTgtccaatgtgtgccgaaaaagggggAATGATTGTTGTGCAAAAtgagaacaatgagttgatctcaactcgTACAGCCACGGGATGGCGAATTTGCATGGATTACTGAAAATTGAACatagccacccggaaagaccactttcCCTTGCCTTTCATTGACGAAATGTTGGACAGGCTGGCCGGGCGCTCGCACTTCTGTTTCTTGGATGgttattcggggtacaatcagatatcaatagcccctgaagatagagagaaaacatctttcacttgtccatatggcatctTCTCCTTTCGGAGAATGCCTTTTAGGCTTTGCAATGCACCGACGATATTTCAACGGTGCATGTTAGCCATCTTcacagacatggtggaggatattatgGAAGTCTTTATGGATGATTCCTCTGTGGTGGGGGATTCATTTGAGGACTGTCTTCACAACTTAAGAAGAGTGCTTCaaagatgtgtggagacaaatttagtgttgaattgggaaaagtgccattttatggtacaggAAGGGATAGTACTGGGACATCGAGTGTCCAGTAAGGGAATTGAGGTCGACCATGCCAAGGTTGACGTGATTGAAAAACTACCACCACCCACTTCGGTCAAGGCGGTGAGAAGTTTCCTTGGTCACGCCGGGTTCTACAGGCgattcatcaaagatttctccaaaattgctaacccattatgcaaactccttgaaaaggatcacCCCTTTGTGTTTTTTAATGAATGCAGGTTGGCATTTGAGGAACTGAAGAAAAGATTGGTgactgcacccatcattgttgcacccaactgggagcaaccatttgagctcatgtgcgacgccaGTGACTACGCCATAAGAGCAGTCTTGGGGCAGCGACAGGGTAAACTGATGCACCCGATTTATTATGCAAGCAGAACGCTGAGCGGTACACAACTCAATTACATTGTGACAgaaaaggagatgttggctgtTGTTTTTGCATTCGATAAATTCAGGTCATATTTGATTGGCTCGAAAGTGTGACGACctgaagggtcatcaccgtagttcttccttgttccgcgctttcgaggccttgaaaacctcgcttttagttgcctcgattggcgtgcgcagttcgggcgcatagccgaaaagtttttatgttagaatatgtgaattatgtgaaacatttgatgaattttggtattaatatgcataatgttgacttcggtcaacattttgggtaaacggacccggacctatgattcgacgttcccggagggtccgtaggaaaatatgggacttgggcatgtgcccggaattaaattctgaggtctcaagcctgagaaatgaatttttgtgtgaaattgttttctgaaattaattaaggaaaatgaagaagaaaattgatcagaaacctgtggtatcgggctcgtattttggtttcgatgcccggtacgagtcttaaatatgttttaagcactatctgtaaagtttggctaaaaatggacgtcatatgacgtgtttcggacttaaaatggggaagtTGAGTTTttgtgaaagttgaaagaaaatcatgtgtttgaggcttgatcctatgtatatgatgttatcttggcgatttgatcgcacgagtgaGTCTGTAAgatgttttaaggttgtgtgcatgtttggtttggagccccgagggctcgggtgaggttagagtggggcccgggaggtcttaacttaaaaaaatgcaggttcaggtgttgcaggtccgacgcggccgcggccatttccgcgcggtccgcgctggcagccacgcggccgc from Nicotiana sylvestris chromosome 12, ASM39365v2, whole genome shotgun sequence encodes the following:
- the LOC138882613 gene encoding uncharacterized protein, which gives rise to MQEKLAVHDSAIKNIETQLGQLSMALNNRPQGTLPADTNINPKEQNPNQLMAVSLRNGRDLDKEQEVAQASNETTPTTPIPLEVDEPTNLTEVVVEQGQDEKGKAKVNEQATEQVVPPVPQNPNREKPASGAQRVIPAPFPQRLLNIPLMDALREMSGYAKMMKYLMSRKFDFQDLSTVTLTHTCSAVVTRPIAQKMSDPGSFTIPCTIGSYAFAKALCDLGASINLMPLDVYTKLGIGRARTTSMLLQLADRTVKRPTGILDDVLVQVGKFVFPADFVILDCQVDEEIPIILGRPFLATRRALIDCETRELKMRLNDEEVIFNVQQSMRRPSEYANCSLVEAVDVILQEDDVALTAKDSLEACMINLEEMDGKGLAEWVMALEGQGFWKREPKFESLELEKRATPPAKSSKEEPPKLELKPLPAHLRYVFLGPDSTLPIIISSGLLDVQAEQLLQVLQESKTAIGWTVEDIKGISLAFCIHKILLEEGNKPSREHQRRLNPNMKEVVKNEVIKWLDAGIIFPISDSNWVSPVQCVPKKGE